The genomic region TATGAAACGCTTGCGGGTTTCTATTACAGCCCTGAACCTAACCTTAACACATTTATAGATTCATGCAAACCCGCTCTCATGCCCCTTAACGTGTTGGGATGAGAACCTGTTGCTCCACCATCCTAGCATCCACCTGTATCCTCCCAGATGGGGGTTGCTTCATCAATTCCTAACTTCTATGTGTGTCTGAGCATAGACGCCACACTCTAACTGTATTCAGCTGTTCTGCTGTCAGTCATAGAAAACTCAGTTAAAGCAGTTATCATGAGAAACGCccaagaaaagaagaccaggAGGCCGAGTTTATTTCTTATCATCTTTAAAGATCGACAATGACACCCAAGATTACGTATCAATGACGCATCAATGCTTTCCAGCATGTGAGTGGTATTTGCACCTTATCAGCCTCTGGGAGGAGATTGTGTTTCATGGTCCAACTGCTGTAAAACAGCTtctccacaacaacaacaacaacaacagtcatcttaGTCATCGCACACACACCTCATATCAACTGCATTTTTAACAGATATGCTGCAAAGTATTAAAGATCACAAAACACACAGGCTCACAAAGCAGTGTGATACTGTGTTGATGTTGAATTTTACTGAGCATATTTTACAATCTTATTGAGCTTCTTATTAACTGAAAAATGTGACGGGCAGCCAAGCAGCCAGCCATCCAAATTCACCCACAAGTAAAGCCTCACACGTGCTGCACAGCAACTGGATGCACTTGACATAATTCCTGCATTTTCTATTTCCATCTTTCGCATCCAAACCTGTGCCAAAGTTtacgtgaaaataaataaataacgttTCTGGATCGACGCTGTAACTCTATCCTGTGCTCATTCAGCTGTTGCCTAACTTTCAGTGCTTCTATTCTTTACATACAAAAACCTGCAAAATGATTTTATAAAGCTTTTTGTCAGTAACGTACTTATAAAGTAAAAGTTATGGCAGGATTGTATTCGTTCCCTATGTCTGAATGAACTTACTGAATTATTCCAGTCATATTTATTCTCCAAACTAAATGTATGGATAACTGCTGTCTTTGATTTAACATCACCCTTACAaagactttaaaatgaaaagatcaACTTTGGTTTGCGAGTCACCAACCAAAACATCATTTGTTTGACAgctcaaaaaaaccccaaaagaagCCAAAACCTTCTGAGTACTACTACTTAACAAAATAACCCACCTACAACAGAAACTGATTCACGCAGCTCTTGGATTTCCACCTTGCGAATTTCTCAACATGTGCTTCATTTATAAGTGTCGGCTTGCACATGTTGACATCCTTTAACTCTGACGAGTGTGTTGTTCCCCACTCCAGGTGCTCGTTCTCTCCACCAGGTTACTAAGACCGACAGACATCCCCGAGCTGCTCTTCGGCACCCAGAGACTGGTACCTGATATCGGTGTGTAAAAACGGAAACGCAGGTGTTAACACGCGGATGAACACATGCACCTCGAACATCTAAACACTGAGGTGTGAAGAGGGCATGAGAAATTAAAATGGCGTGTCAACAGACGACATGCAAATGAAGCAACATTCCTGTTCTGTAAAAAGCCACCTCTCTAAGCGTGAGGCGTAAAATTCCATCAAATGTtaatataaagcaataaagtCACTTTTCAGACACCCATGTGTGATGTCTTTTATTTGCATATATACACAGGACACAAGAGGTCAAGTTAGCTGTTTAAAGCAGGTCTCTGTGTGTGAACCCATTAGAAGTGTTAACAATGGACAGCATGCTGTTGTGGCCGGAAGAATACACACTCTCTGTTAACATCATCCCCTCGCAAACATCATATGGTGACAAATAAGACCAGGATAATTAACAAAGCCTTTCACACTGCCTGCCAAGGCCGATAAATTGCTCACACTTAGACCTCACCTCCACCTTCCATCCCTCCCACTCTCCTGTCTCTCTTTGTTCTCTCCAACATGAATCATCACAGCTAAAGCTCAGAAATTCACCCACAACTGGGGCCGTTCTCGAATCTCCctcattttgtcaaacacaggtGTAATTCAGCAAATCCTCGTCTGGCAGGCTTGAACAGAATTCCCTGATTAGGTTCTGAATTGCCAGTAAACTGATGCAATTGGatgttttaatataattttcaCCTCATCTTTGGGACCGGTGCAGTTGTTCGAGGTCTCTAATGAAAACAAGGTCAGCTCtgaaagaggggggaaaaaaaccccataagGATTTGGCTGCAGTCGCATCAGCAGCTTCATTCTTTAGTCAAAATACTTTTTGGGAGGTCAAGGACTGCACAGagcttttaattttaaacagcTCACAAGATCTGTGAAGCGGCTGTACAGTCATGCTTCCATTGTGTCCATGCTTTTCATCACTAGTCTGATATCTAAGCCTTTTTAAGAATTGCTGTATTCATGGGTCAGACTACCTTGTTCTGTGTGCGTCATCTGCTCCCAGTATGAATGCAGTTTATTAGTGTTACAGTCCCAAGGACATCAGTGACTCAGAAGTTCTATAATCTATTGTTTGTAAACTTTATTCCACACATGCAAAATGAATAATGCTCCAGAGACATTTTATTGGAAGttcttaatatttttattatgaaaaagaacttgtaacaaataaataacaataggCCCTTTGGACTCTTTTTAATAAAGTGCATCAGTGATAATCACCAACACATGCTACATAGTGGCTGCTACCCCACAAGGATACTTCAACCCCCACCCTTCCCTCACTCATCAATCATGCACAATGATGCTTTTGtaagttgcaaaaaataaactGCAGATATTCAAATATGAGAGTGAACACACCGAGAGCTGCACTGAGACCCAGCTTAAGTGGCTGGTATAATAATGCCGGCGTTTAGCCTTGATGAAGTGGCAGTCTGAATAAAGAACAGCCACAACAGGCACAGTACAGCTAAAAATAAGCAGTCCTTCAGAGCTGTTGTTGCCAGGAGGGCTTTATGTACAATTTTTATATTCAGTTTTTAGTTCTCTCAGCTTCAATCGGCTGTTTCTGTCCTCAAAGGGAAATTTTCTCCCCCTGAACTGCTTCACCGCTGCTCTTTGCGTCATCTGACAGGACAGACTCCATCTCACCAAGACGCCATTTATCTCTGCAAAGATTCATCTGCCTCCTGCTATACTGTTCATATCACACCAGCTGAACTGGAGCAGGACTTCACTGGAGAAGCGTGAATCTTCCGTCCTCTTTTCCAACGTTTAGTACTTTCTGTGGCCACTCTCAACCACTTTCAGCTTGTAGCGCTCCTCACACTGAGGTGACAGTCCGGACTTTGGCAGACAGCGCCTGCTTGAAGCGCCTCTTCAGATCCTGCATATTGGGAGACTTTGGTCTGGGGATGAGGAGAGAGCGCCTCTTCTCTGTGACACCACTAGCAGAGGTGGGTGGGGAGCTAGAGGCAGGGGGTGGCTGCTTGGCTAGCTGGCAGCACAGCCTGTGGAAAGCCCCGTGTACCTGGTTGTAATCCTCACTGGCAGATACTTCATAGAAGGAGCAGCCCAGGTTTCCAGCCAGAATGGGACCCTGCTGGGAGTCGACTCGCCTCAGGTGCAACAGGTCTGCCTTATTGGCCAGCAGGATTACTGGGGGCATACTGGCACCGCTGCTGCGAACAACCAGCTGGTGCAACTGATCGATCAAATCAAAGCTGCTGCGGTCAGTCACAGAGTACACCAGCACCACAGCATCCGCCCACTGAATGGAGCAGGTCACATGGTCAGGTAGACTGATGCCATTATCTGTcatctgggggaaaaaaaaaaaaaaaaaaaaaagacaatgattAAAACACAACTTCCTCTGAAAAACATTTCCAGCATTCTTGTTCTGATGCACAAAATCAATCAAATTTCAGGAAAGATTAAATGTTCCTCATGTTATGAAACTGAGCTTTTGTAATGTCTGGAATGCCAGCTGAGGCAGACAAAAGCTATAGGATTACTCCTCCAGAAGAGAGAGGTGTGGGTGATTGAGAAGTCTGGATGTGGATCAGGGTATCATTTACTCTGGCCCCAGACATCCATTAGCTTAAATGGAAGATTAGACAGGCAAAACAAAGGGCTCTACTTCAGGAGGAAAACAGACATGCTCGGTTTTGGAGCAGTGCCTGAAGACGCTTAGATATTTTTTAACCAAACGGttattttgtccactctgttACCCTCCAGTCAGCCCAGACAGATTATAATATGTCCCTTTCTGCTCACCTCGGCACCAGGAGTGTCCTGTACTTGGATGGTCACTTGCTCTCCATCCACCTGGACTTCTCTGGAGTAGAGATTACCTGCACATAGGAGGAACAAAACCTTTAGTACCCCacaaaataacaattagctcaATTTTAGCGTTTTCCATTCATAAAAATACAGATATTCAACTTACCAGCATTTCTCTCGTAGTCTCCGATGAAGCGTTTTGTTAGGAATCTCACCACGAGTGCTGAGGAGAAGCgagaaaacaacattaaacataTACGCCAGGGTATACGTTACCTACAATGCTTgcgtattttttttccagtttcctcTTACCTGTCTTCCCCACACCGCTGCCTCCTATAACGGCTATTTTAATGGCCCGGTTGGGGGCCGAGTATTCAGAAGCTGGATACTCCGCTATGGTTGTCATGTTCTGGATGAGGCGCATTGTTTTTGCCCGTCAGCTCAgtcaaaaaacgaaaaaacaatccaaAGCAGAGACGAAACTATTTTCGAGTCCAAGTATAAAGCGAGCTTTTAAATAAAGTGAGTTTAGTAAATTCCGTTTTCCTCGCAAAGTGGTTCGGTGGTcaattattttcttcttgtaaAAACCGGAGGGAAAAGTCAAAACAGTCTTTAGAAGGAGAAGCTGCGAGTAAATGCTGGCGCAGAGGAGACCACGGAGTTTTTATAGCGCTCCAGAAGCGGCCACATCTGATTGGGTGTCGGTgatccccccctcctcctctcctctcctcgtGCGTCCCCGCCTACACGTGGATGTTCAAGCTATCCTCAAGCAGGAAAGCTTTTGCAACAGGTGAGACCTCTGTCTGGGTGTTCTGATAAAATACCCTTTGTTTTTGAACGGGGAAAGGTTGTCTGTCCTCTGCAGGTATGTCACTATGAATTACACAGATTTGGGAAAGAAAACGACATAAACAAAGCTTTAGCTGTGTGGTGAAATGTCTCCcctaaataaacaacaaataccCCGCATGTATAAGAGCCATCGTTACCAGAAATCCTTGAAATTCAACCCACtacttttatttatgtcttaaatACGATTTttatatcatattttatttcctATTCTGTTGAATGCACACGTTGCTGTTCAACCTCCCAGCCTGTGTTGTGTTGCGTTGCAGCTGGTGACCTGTTAAGACATGCCCCTAAACTTGTCCACACAGGGGGTTAATGGCTGTTGATGTTGCATCAATACACCCCCTCCCACACATCATACACATTCACGCATACCTTACAGAAACTCATGCAAGCGTATGCGCTTCATCTCTGTCATTTTAGTGCCAGCTGTGCCACTAAAGGTACACATTTGTGCACAAGTTACATGACAAGTTCAATTTGAAGCTGCTCTCCATTGTGATTTAAtccattttagctttttttttgtcccatttttcttttgcctcctGTCATACACCCCTCCCTTCCTCCTTCTCCCATCTTTCATTTATGCTCATGTGCTCTGAGGTATTTTGGCACCCAGTTCTCCTGCGCCGTGATTACGGTCTGGTATGTATTTTTGATAAGAGTGCTGATGACAGGCAGCTGCACTGAAATATGAAATTAGTGCCCATGATTCACAAGCAGGCATCGTTGCaaggtgtacacacacacacagctgttcaTTTTAACCACATCACAGCCGATGTGGTGAACTCCACCCTGGCTGTGATGCTAGTGCCTGTTTTCTTGCTAATAGTGCataaatactgtatttacattTGATGGCGTGTATGCAGGATTTTCTGGAGTTCACCCCCACGGCTCAGTGCAGGGCTTTAGTTAAACATAAAGCCCAAGGTTTGACCTTTTTAAGTGAATGTTTTGAGTGAGGTGCAATTTCATAATTTTAGCCCACACACCAGCACATTTGTAGCGCAGAACAATTAAAAGCATCACTGGTGCTCTCTCCTCGACATCAGGGGAGAAGGCTAATGATGACAGATAATAAAACGAGGATGCTTGTGggggtgtttttatttgttagccTAATGGATAGCCAGGGTTCACTCTTTTGACACAATCAAAAATGGTGAGTGACTCACATCGGTAGGCAAAGCAGGTTGTTAACAcgactttaaactgttttgtgAATGATACATTGCACCATAACTCAGTCTGTATGAAAAGCATTTATCCCGACACGAAAGCACAGTGACTGCAGTAAAGTGCactctctgtgttgttgttccTTTCTGCTTCTTAGAGGCAAATTAATGCCTTTAAGTGAAAGATATTTATAACTACAGCAAAGCAGTGGAGGGCCTGTTATAGGGATCAGGGTGTCACTCACATAGAGGTGACAATAGATGGTTATAAAGGGTAGAATGGGGCTAATCCTTTAGTTGTGGTGTGGGCAATTGTCAGAGAGGATTTGGGGTATTTATTGCAAACGGAGGAATGTGGAGTTAATTGGGAGGGGAGGGCAGTCAAAATCTGGAGGGGAGGAGGGTGGTGTTCGCAGAAGGATGTCCTTGTTGACACAGAAGCGTGGACTGATTTCCCAAGGTGGCCTCGCCTTTTGCAGTAAAGCTGACAAGAGGCAGCCTTCACTTTGCCCGGGGCACGAGCCCACAAAAGAGGGTCATTTGGGATGTTAGAGAAGCACAGGCCAGGTTAAGAGGCTTTCCAGAGCCAAATCTTATAAGACAGTCATTTTGTAATGTCAGTGAattgaaacacagggtttaaaacTGGGATTCTTCAAATTTTATTAAATGAATGACAGTTTAGGGAGCCAGCTTATACCTGAAGGCTAgacaggggggggggaatgCATTTCGTAAAAACAATAATGAATGTCTGTTTAGAGGATGGTGGTTTATTCTGTCAGCTATCAATTGTGTGTCAAGTTATAGTCTTTGAAACAGTGAGGTTGATGGCACATTTCTTGACACTAGCTGTATCGATCTGTATCGTGAAGGTTTAGTCTTCTCTATGACGGTTAGAAGACTGTAAACTAAAGGGAAAATTTTCCTTTTAATCTTGTTCTGTGTTATGATGTCATGTCATAACCCGAACTGTGGATGTACAAAACATATAATTAGAACAAAAAGTCTTTTGCGTGTTTAGGTGCCCCATAAAAATGGGTCAAAGTTGGGCTGTCTGCTATAACAGGCTATTCATTAATAActaaaaacataagaaaatgcAGAAGGACAGTAACTCCAAGACTAGAAAAAGACAACCACCCAAAAAAACCACACTTTGCACGCTAAAAACCGTTAAAAACATCATCAAAACTGAGTGAACTCTGACCGTACCTTTAACTGAAGGCGCTGTTAGCTGCAGTGTACTAATGTGCAAAGCTTAAATTAATGCATCACATAGACAATCCTTCTGTTATTCATCTGTTAAAAATACCTCAAGATGCTTCTGCTAAGGCGGTTCTCAAACAACAAAAAGGATTGCGTTTGGGTTTGCAGCACCAAAAGTGTTGCAAAAATATTTGACTTTCATCACTTAAATCGTCCATTGGCCTGCTGTTTGCTTGGTTAGTAATTATTcactttatttaatttagtgCCACAAGTTTCAGAAATACGTTCAAAGCTGTGTAATACAAAACAATACTCACTACTTCAAATTTAAACTCAGAAACAGAGTTATCTCTGAAAAGCACACATCTTTTCACTCTTCAGTTTATCAGCAACACATTTCCATTTCCACTGATGTATGGAAATTGAAATGGCCTGCCAGCACAAGCAGCTCTGAGCTGCTCAGTGGCAAAAAGgttgtttttctctcattgAAATGTAAACCTTCCAACGTGTTTCAGCATTTGCATTCCTCTGAATGGTAGCAGTCGTAGGGCGACGGCAGCAGTGGTTTTTTGCAGTTGTGTTTGCAATGGCACTGGCTTTCAATGACAATAGCTCCCTAACAGCACCATCACTACCGCCGCACACGCACATGGCACCTCCTCCCACTCGGGGAACGACAGCGCTTAGCTGTGAAAAAGAAGTTAGCAGTTTGCCCATTGCCAACCTTTTGGAAAGCacaatgtaaaatatttaaatctcGAGTGGCCATCTCTCATTCATGCCGCGCCTCATCTCTGGCTTTCACCGGTTGGATTCACATGCATATGTCAGTCACCAAATGGGGTGTGTGTGCCAACATGTTttgaagagaagagagaggaaaaaacagtaAGTGCTGCAGCAATAACAGAGCATAGGGGTGTTTTAGTCTGACATGCATGTGACTGTTAGATATTGGTATATAAGGTAAAAGACTTTAAGCTCAGGAATTATCCTGCTTCTCCTGATTTAGAAGCTGTTTAAAGTCTTTTTATTCTTGCATAACCTGTAAAGGAAATACAAATAAGAAAAATTACGTGGTCttgtttctctttgctattttagGTAAAGACATCAGGAAAGTTTTGATCTGAGAAAGGCAGGTTTGGTTtagtgtttgcttgttttgatGTAGATTTACCTGTGCATGGCTTAATCACATACAAATGGCCTTAAACACCAACTGTACAATAAAAAGTGCTGTCAGTGTCAAAATAAGGATTTTAAGGAAACCAATAAATCCAGAAAGTCACCATTTACCACAGTAATTAGATTTAATGCATCATCCTCTCCACCATTATTTAAAGTGTACAGTAAATAATGGTGTAATTAGACCACATAGTAGATAAACAGAGAGGAGAGTAGGTgggtttatttatttgcctCTTTTTCATGAATCATGAGTGTTCGTGGGAacaaatattcatttatttacaatgtaaGTTTCTGCAGAAACTGGGAAATGGCAATGAAATGAAACTCGTCTTTCTATTCAGGAGTATGACACACAAAGGGATGGGGACACAGCAGTGGACAGATCATGTTGGGACACAGCGTTCACTAGTTGAGATTTATGGTTTGGAGCCTCCGTTAGTAATTCAGACTTCCCCCCCTGGGCCTTGTTTCTAGTCTAGCCTGGTTTACTGCCCAGGCAGTGAGGATCGGTCTCTGCGGTGGCTTAATAAAGACGAGCAGCTTCTCTGGGGGCTGAGT from Astatotilapia calliptera chromosome 23, fAstCal1.2, whole genome shotgun sequence harbors:
- the rasl11b gene encoding ras-like protein family member 11B, with protein sequence MRLIQNMTTIAEYPASEYSAPNRAIKIAVIGGSGVGKTALVVRFLTKRFIGDYERNAGNLYSREVQVDGEQVTIQVQDTPGAEMTDNGISLPDHVTCSIQWADAVVLVYSVTDRSSFDLIDQLHQLVVRSSGASMPPVILLANKADLLHLRRVDSQQGPILAGNLGCSFYEVSASEDYNQVHGAFHRLCCQLAKQPPPASSSPPTSASGVTEKRRSLLIPRPKSPNMQDLKRRFKQALSAKVRTVTSV